The following coding sequences lie in one Sinorhizobium fredii USDA 257 genomic window:
- a CDS encoding DNA-3-methyladenine glycosylase I: MSARGLITGDDGLQRCAWHGNLEDYRRYHDEEWGRPVTDDRRLFEKICLEGFQSGLSWLTILRKREAFRSAFAGFDVDLVAEFGDADIERCLADPGIVRHRGKIVSTINNARRAKELRSEFGSLAAYFWAHEPDGSERPKVMDYETLIANPTTPASVRISKDLKKRGWTFVGPTTVYAFMQAMGLVNDHLEGCFCRAGIEEMRRQFARPAV; this comes from the coding sequence ATGTCGGCAAGAGGCTTGATTACGGGCGATGACGGGCTGCAGCGTTGTGCCTGGCACGGCAATCTCGAAGACTACCGCCGCTATCACGACGAAGAATGGGGCCGCCCGGTCACCGACGATCGCCGGCTGTTCGAGAAGATCTGCCTGGAGGGCTTCCAGTCGGGCCTCTCCTGGCTGACGATTCTAAGGAAACGCGAGGCGTTCCGGTCAGCCTTCGCCGGCTTCGACGTCGATCTGGTTGCCGAATTCGGCGACGCCGACATCGAGCGCTGCCTTGCCGATCCCGGCATCGTCCGCCACCGCGGCAAGATCGTTTCGACGATCAACAATGCACGGCGGGCAAAGGAATTGCGTTCGGAATTCGGCTCGCTCGCCGCCTATTTCTGGGCGCACGAACCGGACGGCAGCGAGCGCCCGAAGGTCATGGACTATGAAACACTGATCGCCAATCCGACGACGCCGGCCTCGGTCCGGATTTCGAAGGACCTGAAGAAACGCGGCTGGACCTTCGTCGGTCCGACGACCGTCTATGCCTTCATGCAGGCCATGGGGCTCGTCAACGATCATCTGGAAGGCTGTTTCTGCCGTGCCGGGATCGAGGAGATGCGGCGGCAATTCGCAAGGCCCGCTGTATGA
- the copM gene encoding CopM family metallochaperone produces the protein MTLKRITAALMLAASVGIPALAQEHQKMHHDSTAAASAPSSKAFAEASAKMHKDMDIVFTGNADIDFVRGMIAHHQGAIDMAKVELEHGKDEAIRKLAEDIIKAQEAEITMMKDWLSEHGG, from the coding sequence ATGACCCTGAAAAGGATCACCGCAGCTTTGATGCTGGCCGCATCGGTCGGCATCCCCGCACTCGCCCAGGAACATCAAAAGATGCATCACGATTCGACGGCGGCCGCGTCGGCACCGTCGAGCAAGGCCTTCGCCGAAGCGAGCGCCAAGATGCACAAGGATATGGACATCGTCTTCACCGGCAATGCAGACATCGATTTCGTGCGTGGCATGATCGCTCACCACCAGGGGGCAATCGACATGGCGAAGGTTGAGCTCGAGCACGGCAAGGACGAAGCGATCCGTAAGCTGGCGGAAGACATCATCAAGGCCCAGGAGGCCGAGATCACAATGATGAAGGACTGGCTATCCGAGCACGGCGGCTAA
- a CDS encoding DUF4870 family protein, producing MSDPGPQTPLSRDTDRWLEPGKVNIQIIYLLYLVGFAIGITPLVGIVLAYLNRDKAEGWARTHYIWAIRTFWIALLFAVISALLSVLLIGVLGFVATAVWIVVRCVIGLQKAAREEPITDPESWLV from the coding sequence ATGAGTGATCCGGGTCCGCAGACGCCGCTTTCCCGTGACACCGATCGCTGGCTGGAGCCGGGCAAGGTCAATATCCAGATCATCTACCTGCTTTATCTGGTCGGTTTCGCCATTGGTATTACCCCGCTCGTCGGCATCGTGCTCGCCTATCTCAACCGCGACAAGGCTGAAGGCTGGGCGAGGACGCACTATATCTGGGCGATCCGCACCTTCTGGATCGCCTTGCTGTTCGCCGTCATCTCGGCGCTTCTGTCGGTGTTGCTCATCGGCGTGCTCGGTTTCGTCGCGACGGCGGTCTGGATCGTCGTGCGCTGTGTCATCGGTCTTCAGAAGGCGGCTCGCGAGGAGCCGATCACCGATCCCGAAAGCTGGCTGGTCTAG
- a CDS encoding L,D-transpeptidase, giving the protein MRLHATRLAALTVAAAAFLAAANASAFSPADMVGAKVKRSDVVLAAQPKKPPQRYWRTKVRFRTNEAPGTVIVDTNNKYLYYIDGPNRATRYGIGVGREGFGWSGVVKVGRKAEWPSWTPPAEMRQRERAKGRILPITQEGGIDNPLGARALYLYKGGRDTIFRIHGTNLPWTIGQNMSSGCIRMMNEDVEHLYDRAPIGTKVIVIGPGNKQGDVSYDDRGVDIFRHIFGG; this is encoded by the coding sequence ATGAGACTTCACGCCACCAGGCTGGCCGCGCTCACCGTCGCGGCCGCTGCTTTTCTGGCTGCCGCAAACGCGTCCGCCTTCTCGCCGGCCGACATGGTCGGCGCAAAGGTCAAGCGCTCCGACGTCGTGCTGGCTGCCCAGCCGAAAAAGCCGCCGCAAAGATATTGGCGCACCAAGGTACGGTTCCGCACGAACGAGGCGCCCGGCACGGTCATTGTCGATACCAACAACAAGTATCTCTATTACATTGACGGCCCGAACCGCGCGACGCGCTATGGTATCGGCGTCGGCCGCGAGGGCTTCGGCTGGTCCGGCGTCGTCAAGGTAGGCCGCAAAGCCGAGTGGCCAAGCTGGACACCGCCGGCGGAGATGCGCCAGCGCGAAAGGGCAAAGGGGCGCATCTTGCCGATCACCCAGGAGGGCGGCATCGACAATCCGCTCGGCGCCCGCGCCCTCTACCTCTACAAGGGCGGCCGCGACACGATTTTCCGCATCCATGGAACGAACCTGCCCTGGACCATCGGCCAGAACATGTCGTCCGGCTGCATCCGGATGATGAACGAGGACGTCGAGCACCTCTATGACCGGGCGCCGATCGGCACCAAGGTCATCGTGATCGGCCCGGGCAACAAGCAGGGCGACGTCAGCTACGACGACCGCGGCGTCGACATCTTCCGCCATATCTTCGGCGGCTGA
- a CDS encoding L,D-transpeptidase, translating into MKKFLLLATCLVCTLPTGAGARDRYRNRPPVIVSPDLTAPWVMQLTGEGVRPAVYRPQAPAATRKQVERRQMKRRLETAALQPAAARAQRPAKSQLDPQFLPQMVTYETGEKPGTIVIDTNNRFLYLVTGDGQARRYGVGVGKPGFEWAGAHKITRKAEWPNWTPPEEMIAREAAKGHYLPARMDGGPQNPLGARAMYLGSTLYRIHGTNAPWTIGYGVSSGCIRMRNEDVVDLYERVKVGTKVIVI; encoded by the coding sequence ATGAAGAAGTTCCTTTTGCTTGCCACGTGCCTTGTCTGCACACTCCCCACCGGCGCCGGCGCGCGAGATCGATATCGGAACCGCCCGCCGGTCATCGTCAGCCCGGATCTCACCGCTCCCTGGGTGATGCAGTTGACCGGCGAAGGGGTGCGTCCGGCCGTCTACCGGCCGCAGGCCCCGGCTGCCACCCGAAAACAGGTGGAGCGCCGCCAAATGAAGCGCCGGCTGGAAACGGCGGCCTTGCAGCCCGCCGCCGCTCGCGCGCAAAGGCCGGCGAAGTCGCAGTTGGACCCGCAATTCCTGCCGCAGATGGTGACCTACGAGACAGGCGAGAAGCCAGGCACGATCGTGATCGACACCAATAATCGCTTCCTCTATCTCGTCACCGGTGACGGACAAGCGCGGCGCTACGGCGTCGGCGTCGGCAAGCCAGGCTTCGAATGGGCCGGCGCGCACAAGATTACCCGCAAGGCCGAGTGGCCGAACTGGACGCCGCCTGAGGAGATGATCGCGCGCGAAGCGGCCAAGGGTCATTATCTGCCGGCCCGCATGGACGGCGGTCCTCAGAACCCGCTCGGCGCCCGCGCCATGTATCTCGGCTCCACGCTCTATCGCATTCATGGCACCAATGCGCCCTGGACGATCGGCTATGGCGTTTCGTCCGGCTGCATCCGCATGCGCAACGAGGATGTCGTCGATCTTTACGAGCGCGTCAAAGTCGGCACCAAGGTTATCGTTATATAG
- the glcF gene encoding glycolate oxidase subunit GlcF, which produces MQTNFSPEQLADPHVAESEKILRKCVHCGFCTATCPTYVLLGDELDSPRGRIYLIKDMLENGRAADTETVTHIDRCLSCLSCMTTCPSGVDYMHLVDHARIHIEETYKRPLKDRFARAVIAATLPYPSRFRLALRAARLARPLAGLLKRISSLKTFGVMLDLAPRAVPAASDGARPAVYAAKGTPRGRVALLAGCAQPVLRPEINEATIRLLTGQGVEVVVSAGEGCCGALVHHMGREEQALASARHNVDIWLKVAEEDGLDAIVITASGCGTTIKDYGHMLRLDPVYAEKAAKVSALAKDVTEYLAGLDLPERGARGLTVAYHSACSMQHGQKITLAPKQLLKRAGFAVREPAEGHLCCGSAGTYNILQPEISAKLKARKVRNIEATKPNVIATGNIGCITQIASGTNIPILHTVELLDWAYGGPKPARL; this is translated from the coding sequence TTGCAGACAAATTTCTCCCCAGAGCAACTCGCCGACCCGCATGTCGCCGAATCGGAAAAGATCCTGCGCAAATGCGTCCACTGCGGCTTCTGCACCGCCACCTGTCCGACCTATGTGTTGCTCGGCGACGAGCTCGACAGTCCGCGCGGGCGGATCTACCTGATCAAGGACATGTTGGAGAACGGCCGCGCCGCCGATACCGAAACCGTTACCCATATCGACCGATGTCTCTCCTGCCTTTCCTGCATGACCACCTGTCCATCGGGTGTCGATTACATGCATCTCGTCGATCATGCCCGTATCCACATCGAGGAGACGTATAAGCGGCCGCTCAAGGACCGTTTCGCCCGCGCCGTCATCGCCGCGACCCTACCCTATCCTTCACGCTTTCGGCTGGCGCTCCGGGCGGCGCGGCTTGCCCGCCCCCTCGCGGGCCTGCTGAAGCGCATTTCATCGCTGAAGACCTTCGGCGTCATGCTCGATCTCGCACCGCGCGCGGTGCCGGCGGCATCGGACGGGGCGAGGCCGGCCGTTTATGCGGCCAAGGGCACGCCCCGCGGCCGCGTGGCGCTGCTCGCCGGCTGCGCTCAGCCGGTGCTGAGACCGGAGATCAACGAGGCGACCATCCGGCTGCTCACCGGACAAGGGGTCGAGGTCGTCGTTTCTGCGGGCGAGGGCTGTTGCGGCGCGCTGGTCCATCACATGGGGCGCGAGGAGCAGGCGCTGGCCTCTGCCCGGCACAACGTCGACATCTGGCTGAAGGTCGCGGAGGAGGATGGTCTCGACGCGATCGTCATCACCGCATCCGGCTGCGGAACGACGATCAAGGACTACGGCCACATGCTGCGGCTGGACCCGGTCTATGCCGAGAAGGCGGCGAAGGTGTCCGCGCTTGCTAAGGACGTAACCGAATATCTCGCGGGACTCGACCTCCCCGAGCGGGGGGCGCGCGGCCTGACCGTCGCCTATCACTCCGCCTGCTCGATGCAGCACGGGCAGAAGATCACGCTCGCGCCGAAGCAACTGCTGAAGCGGGCAGGCTTTGCGGTTCGCGAACCGGCGGAAGGCCATCTCTGTTGCGGCTCGGCCGGAACCTACAACATCCTGCAGCCGGAGATATCGGCGAAACTCAAGGCTCGCAAGGTGAGGAACATCGAGGCAACCAAGCCGAACGTGATCGCAACCGGCAATATCGGCTGCATCACCCAGATTGCCAGCGGGACGAATATCCCGATCCTGCACACTGTCGAGCTGCTCGACTGGGCCTATGGTGGGCCGAAGCCGGCGAGGCTGTGA